From [Chlorobium] sp. 445, the proteins below share one genomic window:
- a CDS encoding acyl-CoA dehydrogenase, producing the protein MRFAFSEEQLMIQQTARDFARTEITDAIERDETSEFPYDIVMKLGELGFLGMIAPPEYDGAGMDTLSYVLAMEEISKADASVGVIMSVNNSLVCWALSEYGTPEQKEKYLRPLAKGQKDGKLYIGAFCLSEPNAGSDATAQTTTAVRDGNAWVLNGTKNWITNGTTSELYLVFAMTDKSKGSHGISAFLVERNTPGFEILKKEKKLGIRSSDTCSLGFTDCRIPLENMLGVEGEGFKIAMKTLDGGRIGIAAQALGIAAASLERSLKYAKERKSFGKLIIDHQAIQMKLADMATELEAARMLTYEAAWRKDQHQQHSAQSAMAKLYASKIAVKAALEAVQIHGGYGYVQEYEVERYLRDSKITEIYEGTSEVQRIVIARSLLRA; encoded by the coding sequence ATGCGATTTGCTTTTTCCGAAGAGCAACTGATGATTCAGCAGACGGCGCGCGACTTTGCCCGCACTGAAATCACAGATGCCATTGAGCGCGATGAAACCTCAGAATTTCCCTACGACATTGTCATGAAACTTGGCGAACTTGGTTTTCTCGGCATGATTGCGCCACCCGAATATGATGGCGCAGGTATGGATACGCTCAGCTATGTGCTTGCAATGGAAGAAATCTCCAAAGCTGATGCCTCTGTCGGTGTGATTATGTCCGTCAATAACTCCCTCGTATGCTGGGCGCTTAGCGAATATGGCACGCCTGAACAGAAAGAAAAATACTTGCGTCCGCTTGCTAAAGGTCAGAAAGATGGCAAACTCTACATTGGCGCATTCTGTCTTTCTGAACCAAACGCTGGCTCCGATGCCACTGCGCAGACTACTACTGCAGTACGCGATGGCAATGCTTGGGTACTCAACGGGACAAAAAACTGGATTACCAATGGCACAACGTCTGAATTGTATCTTGTTTTTGCCATGACCGATAAATCCAAAGGTTCGCATGGCATTTCTGCTTTCTTAGTTGAGCGCAATACGCCTGGCTTTGAGATCCTCAAGAAAGAAAAGAAACTTGGCATTCGTTCTTCCGATACGTGCTCACTTGGCTTTACGGATTGCCGCATTCCCTTGGAGAATATGCTCGGTGTTGAAGGGGAAGGCTTTAAGATTGCGATGAAAACTCTGGATGGCGGTCGCATTGGGATTGCTGCACAAGCCTTAGGGATTGCTGCCGCCTCGCTTGAGCGCTCGCTCAAATACGCCAAAGAACGCAAATCATTCGGCAAATTGATTATTGACCATCAAGCCATTCAGATGAAACTTGCAGACATGGCTACCGAACTTGAAGCGGCAAGAATGCTTACTTATGAAGCAGCTTGGCGCAAAGACCAACATCAGCAGCATTCAGCGCAGTCGGCAATGGCGAAACTTTATGCTTCTAAAATCGCTGTCAAAGCGGCACTTGAAGCTGTTCAAATTCATGGCGGATATGGCTATGTGCAAGAGTATGAAGTTGAACGCTATCTGCGCGATTCGAAGATTACAGAAATTTATGAAGGTACATCAGAAGTGCAGCGCATTGTTATTGCACGCTCACTTTTGCGTGCTTAA
- the aroB gene encoding 3-dehydroquinate synthase: protein MSKVIFTHALCSDLAAHFEKNAIPKKLVLCIDETVDRYFGTVLGLELRKESFTLHKSVVPASERCKSLAVANRLYGEWAKADVDRNYTVVAVGGGVVGDLAGFVAASYMRGLRLVQVPTTLLAMVDSAIGGKVALNHPAGKNLIGFFYKADATLIDVAFLRSLPERDMYSGLAEVLKYALIGDEKFLTFFEKKFEEFLAQRPALLTAIKKSVAAKQRIVKKDFKETSNLRAVLNFGHTFAHALEKLARYKYLRHGEAVLFGMLCASALSHRMGKISSDELQRIVHVVSRFKIKETIVKAYFLGQSERAITEAMQADKKKQNNSLRFVLLEKIGKAYLSDEPIEKEQVCNAIKRRESDVES from the coding sequence ATGAGCAAGGTCATTTTTACACACGCACTTTGCAGCGACCTAGCAGCGCACTTCGAAAAAAATGCTATTCCAAAAAAACTTGTGCTGTGTATAGATGAGACAGTTGATCGTTACTTTGGCACAGTGTTAGGTCTAGAACTGCGAAAGGAAAGTTTTACGCTGCATAAAAGTGTCGTGCCTGCAAGTGAGCGCTGCAAGTCGCTTGCGGTGGCAAATAGACTCTACGGTGAATGGGCAAAGGCAGATGTAGACAGAAACTACACCGTTGTAGCCGTAGGCGGCGGCGTTGTTGGTGATTTAGCGGGATTTGTGGCGGCAAGTTATATGCGAGGCTTGCGCCTTGTGCAGGTGCCAACTACGCTACTTGCCATGGTCGATTCTGCAATCGGAGGCAAGGTCGCGCTGAATCATCCAGCAGGAAAAAATTTGATTGGATTTTTCTACAAAGCCGATGCAACACTTATTGATGTTGCATTTCTGCGCTCACTGCCAGAGCGTGATATGTATTCAGGCTTAGCTGAAGTGCTCAAGTACGCTTTGATTGGCGACGAGAAATTTTTGACCTTCTTTGAAAAAAAGTTTGAGGAATTTCTTGCGCAGCGACCTGCCTTGCTTACCGCTATAAAAAAAAGCGTTGCCGCAAAGCAGCGCATCGTAAAAAAAGATTTCAAAGAAACAAGCAACTTACGGGCGGTGCTCAACTTTGGGCACACCTTCGCTCATGCTCTGGAAAAACTTGCACGCTATAAGTACTTACGTCATGGTGAAGCCGTGCTCTTCGGCATGCTTTGTGCATCGGCACTCTCGCATCGCATGGGAAAAATTTCGTCAGACGAATTGCAGCGCATTGTGCATGTCGTATCGCGCTTCAAAATCAAAGAGACAATCGTGAAGGCTTACTTTCTTGGACAAAGTGAACGAGCAATTACAGAAGCGATGCAAGCCGATAAGAAAAAGCAGAATAATAGCCTGCGTTTCGTGTTACTGGAGAAAATTGGTAAAGCGTATCTATCAGATGAGCCGATAGAGAAAGAGCAAGTGTGCAATGCAATAAAAAGACGCGAAAGCGATGTGGAGAGCTAA
- a CDS encoding shikimate kinase, with protein sequence MQQKKPNLIFLTGFSTAGKSTIGPILANSLGFDFVDIDKAITEKEQKSVVEIFSEKGEAYFRQLEYELLQKYAQTENLVVALGGGTLENDRSFEVVKASGTLIYLKSDVETLARRLSNKDDRPLMKAENGERLSKEALRQRIEQMLMNREERYQSHALICIATDQNPIGRTVETLTRQIERYLKAQSSQIDQTGGGIPCANQ encoded by the coding sequence ATGCAGCAGAAGAAGCCTAACTTAATTTTTCTTACGGGATTTAGCACCGCAGGAAAATCAACGATTGGTCCAATCCTTGCAAACTCTCTTGGCTTTGATTTTGTCGATATTGATAAAGCCATTACTGAAAAGGAGCAAAAGTCGGTAGTAGAAATTTTTAGTGAAAAAGGCGAGGCTTATTTCCGACAGTTGGAATATGAATTGCTGCAAAAGTACGCACAAACAGAAAATCTCGTTGTAGCACTCGGCGGCGGAACCTTAGAAAACGATCGAAGTTTTGAAGTCGTCAAGGCATCGGGGACGCTCATTTATCTCAAATCTGATGTGGAGACCCTTGCTCGGCGGCTTTCAAACAAAGATGATCGACCGCTGATGAAAGCAGAAAATGGTGAGCGACTCTCCAAAGAGGCATTGCGCCAGCGTATTGAACAAATGCTGATGAACCGCGAAGAGCGCTATCAAAGCCATGCTCTGATTTGTATTGCGACCGATCAGAACCCGATTGGGAGAACAGTCGAGACCTTAACGCGCCAGATTGAGCGATATCTCAAAGCGCAATCGAGTCAAATAGACCAGACGGGCGGCGGTATTCCGTGCGCAAACCAATGA